One genomic segment of Suncus etruscus isolate mSunEtr1 chromosome 15, mSunEtr1.pri.cur, whole genome shotgun sequence includes these proteins:
- the CHCHD2 gene encoding coiled-coil-helix-coiled-coil-helix domain-containing protein 2 — translation MPRGSRSRTSRVAPPASRAPQMRAAPRPAPAAQPPAAAPPSAVASPAAAPRQPGLMAQMASTAAGVAVGSAVGHTIGHAITGGFSGGSNAEPARPDITYQEPQGTQPAYQQQQQQQQFGPCHYEMKQFLECAQNQGDLKLCEGFSEVLKQCRFANGLA, via the exons ATGCCGCGTGGAAGCCGAAGCCGCACCTCCCGCGTGGCCCCTCCGGCCAG CCGGGCACCACAGATGAGAGCTGCACCCAGGCCAGCACCAGCCGCTCAGCCACCAGCTGCAGCTCCACCATCTGCTGTTGCTTCACCAGCTGCAGCTCCCCGGCAGCCTGGTCTCATGGCCCAAATGGCAAGCACTGCAGCCGGTGTGGCTGTCGGTTCTGCTGTTGGCCACACTATTGGTCATGCCATCACGGGGGGCTTCAGTGGAGGAAGTAATGCTGAGCCCGCAAGGCCTGATATCACTTACCAG GAACCTCAGGGAACTCAGCCAGCttaccagcagcagcagcagcagcagcagtttgGGCCCTGCCACTATGAAATGAAACAGTTTTTGGAGTGTGCCCAGAACCAGGGTGACCTTAAGCTTTGTGAGGGTTTCAGTGAGGTGTTGAAACAATGTAGATTTGCAAATG GATTAGCCTAA